In Carassius gibelio isolate Cgi1373 ecotype wild population from Czech Republic chromosome B20, carGib1.2-hapl.c, whole genome shotgun sequence, the following are encoded in one genomic region:
- the LOC127984361 gene encoding uncharacterized protein LOC127984361: MAFQGQYSDSVDQEIMEIQALQIKDTLLRLNDKGFNLKWKNNEIISWFLAEGKKLTSKAKYKKIPTAIIYLLRKNDLETIAENERAITSIKEIEKARSEELQKLRAQVEAFTFERQGWARQSEMMSRKIEELQNKLQNGNNYISALEDCCNNAGFPVAAVKQAALDETLDYDRNSDSDDDDVAALDSQRNRDPVQRHREQNQRSPIKTRAKSSEKPSKSVKIAVLKTITNTNDEITTISRPLTCEECTTHKQIVGMMPRRGPFQPYWETLMLQATVYKLETRDVWQIALLTIPEELRSKLTPQMKSGDIIKRNNNETDESIFERLKQALLDIRGPTSADWSRILQIKQESNEPFETFAERLWTTYKEYSGLENASRDHEPLLQLIKNNAGTPVQNALLNGADSAENTFRAIVDWGSRIENRWKSKPHSIASAHWMTEGNYSKSSGTEKHVHFLEEVTCCDESRTFSSEEACATAQDSVPISVLKEMQHHNSAESWTRAQGVKKALEIHENPQTSGEHSKQTCGKDSRFCSSCQKIGHTEEKCWSLGRGRPPPYFLKS; encoded by the coding sequence atggcttttcagggaCAATACAGCGACAGTGTAGATCAGGAGATCATGGAAATTCAAGCCCTGCAAATAAAAGACACTCTTCTTCGTTTAAACGATAAAGGATTCAACCTTAAATGGAAGAACAATGAAATAATATCCTGGTTTTTGGCCGAGGGCAAAAAATTGACGTCTAAagcgaaatataaaaaaatcccgACTGCCATCATCTACCTTCTTCGCAAAAATGACCTAGAGACAATAGCTGAAAACGAACGCGCGATAACAAGCATAAAAGAAATTGAAAAGGCGCGCTCTGAAGAATTGCAAAAGTTAAGAGCACAGGTCGAGGCATTTACTTTCGAAAGACAAGGTTGGGCAAGACAGAGTGAGATGATGTCTAGAAAAATCGAAGAACTTCAAAACAAACTCCAAAACGGCAACAATTACATATCAGCTCTTGAAGACTGCTGTAATAATGCGGGCTTCCCAGTGGCTGCAGTTAAGCAAGCGGCACTGGATGAAACCTTAGATTATGATAGAAACAGcgatagtgatgatgatgatgttgccgcattagattctcagagaaaccgagatcccgttcagagacacagagaacaaaatcagcgaagtccgattaaaaccagagcaaaatccagcgaaaaaccctccaaatcagttaaaattgctgtactcaaaaccataacaaatacaaatgatGAAATAACCACGATTAGCCGCCCATTAACATGCGAAGAgtgtacaacacacaaacagatcgTGGGAATGATGCCCAGAAGAGGGCCATTCCAACCCTATTGGGAAACACTGATGCTACAAGCCACAGTGTATAAATTGGAAACTAGGGATGTATGGCAAATCGCACTCTTAACCATTCCTGAAGAGCTCCGATCTAAATTAACCCCTCAAATGAAATCTGGAGACATAATCAAGCGAAACAATAACGAAACTGACGAAAGTATCTTTGAACGATTAAAACAGGCATTGCTAGATATAAGGGGTCCAACGAGCGCGGATTGGAGCAGGATACTACAAATTAAGCAGGAAAGCAATGAACCGTTTGAAACATTCGCTGAACGTCTGTGGACGACATACAAAGAATATTCCGGTCTAGAAAATGCAAGCCGTGATCACGAACCATTGTTACAACTCATAAAGAACAATGCTGGCACTCCAGTCCAAAATGCTTTGTTAAACGGAGCAGATTCAGCCGAAAACACATTCAGAGCGATTGTAGATTGGGGTTCAAGGatagaaaacagatggaaatcaaAGCCCCACAGTATTGCATCTGCACATTGGATGACAGAAGGGAATTATTCTAAAAGCAGTGGGACTGAAAAGCATGTCCACTTCTTGGAGGAGGTGACTTGCTGTGATGAATCTAGAACTTTTAGTTCAGAGGAAGCCTGTGCCACTGCTCAAGATAGTGTGCCGATTTCAGTTCTTAAGGAGATGCAGCACCATAATAGCGCAGAGTCGTGGACCAGAGCGCAAGGTGTAAAGAAAGCATTAGAGATTCATGAAAATCCTCAAACTTCAGgagaacacagcaaacaaacctgtggcaaagataGCAGGTTTTGTTCTTCCTGTCAGAAAATAGGCCATACAGAGGAAAAATGCTGGTCACTGGGAAGGGGTAGACCTCCACCTTATTTTCTGAAAA